The genomic window GGTGCGCGGGAGCGACGCTCAGCGGCCCGAAGCAGAGAACCGGAATCCTGCGCCCGTCGTCGCAGCAGACGGAGGCCTTTGAGTAGAAAATACTGCCGATGATTTCGCCGTCCAGAGTGGCGACATAGTCGAGCAGCGCCACGAAGTCGGGACTGTCGCGCAGGATGTGCGCCAGATAGTGCTCGCAGCAGCCCGGCGAGAAGTGGTTCCAGAAAGCTTCCCGTGTCAGTTCTTCAACCGCGCGGTAATCGCACGGCGTCTCGCGCCGCAAGACAAGGTGGTTTTGTTGCATACTTTTCTTTCCCATCGTCGTAATGTTGTGATTTGGTCAAAACACGATGCAGGGGGCCATCGGCCCCCTGCGCTGGTGTCAGTCAAGTTTGGTGCGGCCTGTGCCGTCGAGAGAGATGCGGTAGAGGTTTGAGGAATCGCTGTAATTGGTATAGTAGAGATACTCCCCCGAGATACTGAATTTGCCGCCGTCGTCACTCGTCAGGCGAACGGTATCGCCTCCGGTCAAATCGGTTCGGAAGATTCCCTTGTCGGAAGAGCCGCGGTAGTAGATGCTGCCGTCGTATACGTTGAATTCCGACACGGCGACGGTGGTGACAGGGGAGCGGACATTGCCGTCAAAGCTCACCGAGTAAATTTTGCCGCCGTCGCTGAGGTTGATGTAGTAGATCTTGTCGCCGTAGTAGTTGATGCAGCTGGCGCGATCTTCAAGAAGCGCGCGCTTGTTGCTGCCATCGGCCAGAACACTGTAGAGCGCGTCGGAGGCGGTGTCATTCTTGTAGAAGACGGTACCGTTGACCACGTTGAACTGTGTGACCTTATCGGTTACAATGAGCTTTTTGTCAGACCCATCGGCTTTGACCGAGTAGAGGTTGCTGTTGTCGCTCTTGTTCTGGTAGAAGATGGTTCCGTTTGCCATCTGCATCATCCCTGCGGCGTCGGGGCAGACACGCTTGAGCTGCGAACCGTCGGTGTTGATGCGGTAAATAGCGTTGCCGTCACTGGCGTTGACAAAGTAGAGCTGCCCCTTATACTCGCTGAGATAGTAGGCCTCCTCGCTGCTGACAAGCTCGCTCGTCCCGTCCTCGCCGAGCCGGTAGATGCTGTGGGAGTTTTTGGCGCTGCTGTAGTAGGTCACGCCGTCCACGACCACGCTTGCACCGCCGCCCACTGTGTTGTTGCCGGTTGCGGCGACGACGCTTGTGTCAGTCTTGATGTTTGACACGTCGCCCACCTGGTAGATATGCTCCACCGTGTGGCTCACATTGCCGGCCGAGTCGATGCGCATGATCTTGAGTGTTGTCAGCCCCTTGCCGATTTTAATGGCCTTGCCGTCGTAGAGCTTGGCGGTCTTGGCGGAGGAAGAGGGGTTTGAACCGTCCGTGGTGTAGTAGACGGTGTCACCCTCGGCGAAGTTTGTCACACTCACGCTCAGCGGCTGCTCGTATTCTCCGCCGGGCGAGGAGAGCTCGGGCACCGGGACATTTTTCATCTGCGCTCTGATCTCGGCGAGCTGGTCGGCATAGGTGGAATCACCGAAGATTTGAATGGCGAGATTGAGAAGACTGATCTGTTTCTCCGCCGTGGCGCCTGACTCCTTATAATATCCCAGAAGCCGGTCGTAGACAGCGGGAGTGCGAAGCCGCTTTTCCGTGTAGCTCTCAAGTATGGAAATGGCGTCGTCCATCCGGCCGAGGCTGTAGCAGGTCTCAGCTGCGAGCAGATAGGCCTCGGCGTTGGTGGGCGAGGCTTTGATCGCTTTCTCAAAATGCTTGAGAGCCCCCTCGAGATCGTTCTCGGCCAATTTGTCGTTGCCCCGTGAAAGCTGTTCCTGGTAGCCGCCGTCAAAGCCGCTGAGCGACAGATAGACAAACACGCCGCCGAAGCAGATCAGGATTGCCAGCAGCCACGCGAAGAGCTTGATGAGCTTGCGGTGATAGATGATTCTGTTCATGTGTTACAGACATCCTCTCCTTATTATATAAAGAAACTTGCCCCAAAACACGGCAGAGAAAATGGAAAAT from Feifania hominis includes these protein-coding regions:
- a CDS encoding DUF5050 domain-containing protein produces the protein MNRIIYHRKLIKLFAWLLAILICFGGVFVYLSLSGFDGGYQEQLSRGNDKLAENDLEGALKHFEKAIKASPTNAEAYLLAAETCYSLGRMDDAISILESYTEKRLRTPAVYDRLLGYYKESGATAEKQISLLNLAIQIFGDSTYADQLAEIRAQMKNVPVPELSSPGGEYEQPLSVSVTNFAEGDTVYYTTDGSNPSSSAKTAKLYDGKAIKIGKGLTTLKIMRIDSAGNVSHTVEHIYQVGDVSNIKTDTSVVAATGNNTVGGGASVVVDGVTYYSSAKNSHSIYRLGEDGTSELVSSEEAYYLSEYKGQLYFVNASDGNAIYRINTDGSQLKRVCPDAAGMMQMANGTIFYQNKSDNSNLYSVKADGSDKKLIVTDKVTQFNVVNGTVFYKNDTASDALYSVLADGSNKRALLEDRASCINYYGDKIYYINLSDGGKIYSVSFDGNVRSPVTTVAVSEFNVYDGSIYYRGSSDKGIFRTDLTGGDTVRLTSDDGGKFSISGEYLYYTNYSDSSNLYRISLDGTGRTKLD